DNA sequence from the Desulfosporosinus sp. Sb-LF genome:
TAACATTCTAAATTCCCCCTCAATAACTTTTACATAGTCATTATGCTTTCTAGTATAACCCACACACCAAAACGCGACAAGAAATAATGAACAAATCGAACAAGGGACCCCTGCTTGAGTGGCCCCTTGTTCGATGATTGTCTAAATAGATTGTTTGATGATATCTTGCAATTGCTTTGCAGCCCCTTGGATATTTTCCTTAGCCAAAATGGCAGATACAACGGAAATTCCGTCAATACCTGTTGACATAACTTGTAGCGCGTTTGTTAAATTGATTCCCCCGATGGCAACAACGGGGATTTTCACGGAATTTTTGATAAGCTTTAATTGCTCGAAGCTAACCTCGGTGGCATCGGTCTTGGTAGATGTTTTAAAAAGAGCCCCAACTCCTAAATAGTCAGCACCCTGTTCTTGGGCTAAAAGAGCTTCTTCTTGGGTGCTAACGGAAACACCAATAATTTTATTGGGAAAGAGTTCTTTCGCTTTAATCATTGGGAGATCGTCTTGTCCCACATGTAATCCCTCGGCAT
Encoded proteins:
- the thiE gene encoding thiamine phosphate synthase encodes the protein MSEIEVDYSLYLVTDRELLGERDLCDCIEEAIKGGVTLVQLREKSVSTREFLQLALRVKEITSRYKIPLIINDRLDIALAVDAEGLHVGQDDLPMIKAKELFPNKIIGVSVSTQEEALLAQEQGADYLGVGALFKTSTKTDATEVSFEQLKLIKNSVKIPVVAIGGINLTNALQVMSTGIDGISVVSAILAKENIQGAAKQLQDIIKQSI